The genomic interval TTACATGTTCAGGGTAGTTAACTGTTCTTCATGAATTAGGTTTCCCCTGTATAAATTAGAAAACTACAAAAAGTCAAAATTGGGAGAGATCTCCATTGCCTTTAAAAGTTCAAGTAAAAACATCTTTGCAGCACTTTCTTTAAACAATAGCATATTGCTTGTATAAAAGGTCCCTTATCCTATAGAAGTCCTGACAGAGACAGCCTTCCAATCCAATGCGCCCCGTTTCAGTCTGAAACAGAAGATGTTTCAATTTATTAGCTTCACAGTAAAGAGAAACTTGATTATCATTTAGAATATTATTTACCAAGGTTTAAGACACAGAACACCTACCCTGCGAACAGCCACCAGATTGTTGCACACAAGCACTCCTCCTACAAATTCAGCTTGTATACCTTCTCGCAAGAGAACTTGCTTGAAGTCAGACAGTCTTGGCTCATTCATAAATACAGACTGATGTCCAATAACCTTTAAACAACACACACAATGTTAATACTTCTGCTACTTAATACCTTCCATTTTTCCAAAGATGATCTCATCCTTGTATTGGCAAGAGTGTGGCCTAGACTACAGGACTATAAATGAGAAGACTGGTTCTATTTCTGTTCACCTGAAGCAAGACATTTCCAGGTTAGGAATGCCTTAGAAGTTAACAGTCAAGTAAAGGAAAAGTTTCCTTCTTTGCTCACATATTAAAGACAAATGCAAAGCTGTCATTAAAGATTCCTCTTCCAAGCCATGCTATGCCagggccagagctgcaggaacTGGCACTGCTGATCAGTACGTACTTCCATGACAGCTGCCATGAATCTGAACAGACTTCAGAGTTGTCTCCACATTCATCTAGCTCCTAGAATAGACTACATTTAGGACTGTGTAACAGTACCTTAAAAAGCAATTCTAGGATTAGAAGGCATTTTAATAATTCACTGACAAGATTAAATAATATCTACTCACATGCAGTACTTCAATGAACTCTCAAATCACTACTATAGTAGCAGAGGCATGAATTTCAAAGATCTGTACCTCAAGTACATGAAGTATTTCCTATAGCATCATATAATAAAATCCAAGAGTGACTAAACACCAACTAATTTCTAAATCTGCAAGTACTAACTACAAATACGAAACCTGCTAATTAAAAATCTTAAATGCTCAAATAGATGGTAACTGTATGTTAGGTACTGTTAGTGGATGCAAGAGATCACCCTTGCTGAAAAGTATAAAAATCTGAACAAAGAACAGCACCAGGTttaacaaagccaaaaaaacccatgaaaatCCAGTTTCAGGTAGGCTTTCATTTGACTAAGATCACAATATCAATCTCTACGCACtagaaaaaaaccaaatacaGAGCTCTTCAAAAAATAATCCCAGATCAGCATAATCTCTGTACCTCATGAGGTGGCAGAGGTTCCAAAGTAGGAATGATCTCGCTCTCCTCACACATCTCCTTGTCGTCATCACCGAAGAGGCTTTTCATGGCCTTCTGCTGTGCAATGACACTGGAGTCTGAAGAAGGCATATCCACTTGCATCTCTGTGTCCTCATCTTCCCTCAACTCTCCCTCTTCCAAAATAACTCCAGTATCCACTTTTGAAACCCGCATGTCCAGAACACCATCTATCCAAGCCAACTCAGCATCCTTGGCTTTACAGAACTGAAGGGAGCTGACAAGAGAATCTTTCAACCTGACCTGGgttgcacaaaaataaaagtaccATTAGTTTGATGGAAAATGCAGAGAGAGTGCTTACtccaaactttaaaaattagcAGTTTTCCTTTCACTATCTCTCTACATCCGTTTGATTCATACTCTTTTGGGGAGGGTAAAGAGGGAATTGGTATCACTAAGGCAAGATGTACTATACTTTCAAAATATAACTTGTATAACCCTCATGTCACTACTCAACTTAAAAGACAGCAGAGATCAATACCTTTTTTGTCTTggttaaaataaaagaagaaccTATATGACTGAAAACTTCAGTTAAACTCACAGCAAGAACAATCAATTCAACATCAGAAACCTTTTTTGCAGCCAAGGAGTTCCTCAGccttagtaaaaaaaaaaaaaaaaaaaaaaaaaaaaaaaaaaaaagtttttttattGTAAGAAGGGATGTTTTAGATACCAGATTTTTAAACGGACCAAAACACCTTATCCTAATTCCTCTGATGACTTATTCCAGGACTTTAACCCATTAAATAAAGCCCTCATCTGAAGACTCTTATTCACATGATATTGCGCATGATACTTATAGTGGAATCGAGGCTGCAACCATACGAAGGTTACTGCAATTAACTACCCATTCTATGAACTTTAaaaggacagaagaaataaaggactAATGCCTAAATTGCATGTAAGAGACCCTCCTCTAAACAACTTTCAAAAGTTGAATCAGGACCACATATGATTTTCACATGCTTCACACAAATTATCCaagttttcttcttcagagCTTAACCATGAAAACTAAATGCAATATACTAACACAGTGCAACACACCATCATAACCTCGCTTTCCAAGAACCATCAAATTAACTCTTTTTGAGGGCAGGGGTGTCTcgtttatatatttattttcaacattaatttGTTCCTAACTTTACCTGTTCATTCTTGGGTACTATTTAGGTACAAAGGacattttccctcttccctctctaAGGCTCCCCTTCAGATTCCAAAAAGAATCCTGAATTGCAAGTAGTGTACAGTAGTGCTCTAATTACAGGTATCAGAAATCTGTTAAGACTTGAGTAAAGCAAACTGATGTCTCCATGGACACAAACCTTGCCTTCTGCAATACAGGTAAAAATGCACTGATCTTATGTTTAAGCTTTTACACTCTTCTTATGAATGATAAGCGTAAGGAGAACACTTacccagaagacagaaaaaaagcaagtaatGTCTAGGTCACACAAAACCAAGTATGTACACAGGGACTATTGTCTCTCCCAAGGAACAGAGGGCCAAGTCACAATATATGCCAATACAGCTCTCCTACAGTTCACAGCACTTACACAACTAACACATTCCAGTACCTTACCTGGTAAATGTGAGTTTCACTGGTTGCATCTACAGTTTCATGCAGTTTTGGCACGTAAACTTTAATATCTTTTCCACCAAAAGCTCTGCAACACTCTGCAAGGTCCTGACTGGCCTCAGGTGGTCCGTGGACAATGACCAGTTGTCTTGGTTTCATTTggttaataatttttttaattgagtcCCCATCTGAGCGTCCTTCATAATCAATGTATGTAACTCTGGCTCTAGTTTGAATTAAAAAGccaagaagaaaatgttataGTTGAAAAGATTAAGCCCTCGAATgctccaaaatattttatttaaaaatgtaaaatattttgaaattattctgcATTAGCAAAAGCTGTCAGCACAAGGTATATTACGGATCAGTAACATACAGAACTGTTAAATATCAGCCTGCATGTGTATTTAACACTATAAATTCCCCAAATTCACATACATAGTTATTCAAATATGCTTCTGTTTTGGTAAGTTGTTATTGTAacaaaatatatacacatttgAGTATCTCTGCCAACACACTACTGTATCGtttgttcttcctctttcaCTGTCCCTATCAGACAGAGAACAAACTGTGAGTTTCTTAAGAGTCGGAACCATAGGATTCTGCACTCTGCTCTCAGAAAGACaagtgaaaaaataactttgacagactgggagagaggaaaaaaaataaaggaggcaAGCAAGCCCTTTCCCACTTCATTAATTCCAAGCTAGCCTTTTATCTAATTTGCACAGTACTCATGCCATCATTCTAGAGAACtgacaagaacaacaaaaccactCACTTAATTTCCATGGATTCCGTTGCAGAAATGCATTTGGTAGGAACATCTGATAAATCCTGGTCCATAGGCTCTTCTCCATTTGTCAAACCAGATTctaatttgcttttttcttcttctgttgctTGAAGTTCTGGAACTAGAAAATCCTCAGGTCTAAAGAATGAAaggcattttgcttttaatagtCTTACAGTAAAACCAAAGCACTATATAACATAAAACCAAACTATGCTGAGCGCTACTGTGGAGATGTTTTGCAATTGTTATTGCCAAAAGTTTCATTACACTTGCCTTCAATAGTTCCACATCTGAACAAAACTCATTTGGAAAATGTCACCTTCCTATCTTAAAAAGATTCTGGGATCTTGGGAAATACCAGCAACCTGAGGCTTTCTAGTAAGTATCCCTTTATGCAAATAGGACAAGTATTGATAGATTTTTCTAGGATTACAAAGATCTTTCTTCTCACTATAAATTTATCAGAACTATGTATAATCTAAAGCAGATAAAAAagtcaggttaaaaaaaaaatcttatatctgacaaaataaaagcagagaaaaagaaaaaaaaaaagcctggagTGCAAACACATCCTAAGAGGTGCAACCACAGGCCAAGTATCAGCACTTGGCAGCTTCAATCCACTCATAAGCTTCCCGTGAGACTTAGTGCTAACTGTCCTAACTGTTCAGAAGTTACTGCGATTTGAAGAGCATGAAACAGTGCTACAAAAGAcatgaaacaattatttttattacttctatttttgaattatttcatagCTACGCTATATGTTAGCATGCATTACCACCACATACTTGATAATTTCACCATATTCATCccatttaattctttcttcaggGGCTGGAAACATTGGATAAGACTTCTTTGCCTGTTTGAAGAAACTTCCTTTCCGGCTACCTTCACCTTTCATCATCAAATCATGTTTGGTCTTATGTACAGTTGGCTGATCAATATCCTCTTCAGCATCACTCTCATCACTGGAATCGATATCTGCCCTGAAATGACATTCCGAAAAAACCtagtactttttttcttcaggtttaaTATTATATAAACACACTGACTGCAAAATAACAGTTGACATAACACTGACCAACGACAATGGGAGTTTGTGGATCTGAGAAAGAGCTCACAGCCAAACAGCAGATGAAACACGTCTATTGTAACAACCGTTCCTGACTCCTCAGTGCTCTCAGACAAGTCCATCAGAACTATGATTTTCATTTATCCCTCAAAATGGTTGAAGCAGCAGAACAACAACACAGAAATCTCAACTCTGACCACAAAATCAGAATGTGAGAATTGCCAATATACTTAATACTTACTCTTTAGACTGTTCTAACTTTTtagctgcttctttcttaagCTTCTCCTTTTCTAGGTATTCTTCaagttcttttccttccaacttGACACGTTTTCTCAACTGCAGATAGAAAATGAGTATTATTGTGAGTAGCTGACATAATTTTAATACTTTTCCTACACACTGCTGACAAGAATGTTTGTACTTAAGTACCACGGGCAAGTACAACTTCTACGTCACATACAAAACAAGATTATGCAAACACGTGGTACCTTGCTGTGGCAACATCATGACAACGTTATTAATTAGTAGAGACtgacagaaaaacatttctaaaacattgaaataaattagcattaaaaagATTTCTTAAAACAGCTTCAGGAAACATCCATCCAATAAGTGAACACAAATACTCTGAGATGagcagtgttttttttatttttgtatcacTAACATCAAACCAGAAGAACCCAGCAAAGACATACTAGCAATCAAAACAATGTTAAGTTCTGattcttgttttctgaaaatcaatTTAGAGCATAGGTCACTTTGGATAATAGTGAATTCTCATAATATTCTAACACTGTAATTCAATGTTCTAAAGCAAAtctaaaactaaaataaagctACATCATCAGGATTGAAATTATCACTGCGATCACAGGGGATTGCCATAAATTAACGTTTAGCAAAGAGAAGTagacacagaaatacaaatgattgaaataatttgaaagcaTGACTAACAATTAATTGTGTTCTTCTAATTCCTAGCTTTCGCTCATCTTTCTATTCTGATGGGATATATTATACTGATTTGACTTGATTCTCCCCTCATGCAAACCCAGAGTATTTTCCAGCAAGAATAATCCATCATATATTGCGACCTGTACATAAATGGCCAGCAGAAGTTTTTCTATTATaacaaaaacacaaaggaaaaatgttatataaatatttaaaagcaacttCATGCTTATCTCTATGGAGTACTGATTTTTCCACACCACCAAAAGGCATTTTGCAGTTCCTAATATAAGACCTATTTTTAAGTAAGTTT from Columba livia isolate bColLiv1 breed racing homer chromosome 5, bColLiv1.pat.W.v2, whole genome shotgun sequence carries:
- the CPSF2 gene encoding cleavage and polyadenylation specificity factor subunit 2; this encodes MTSIIKLTTLSGVQEESALCYLLQVDEFRFLLDCGWDENFSMDIIDSLRKHVHQVDAVLLSHPDPLHLGALPYAVGKMGLNCAIYATIPVYKMGQMFMYDLYQSRHNTEDFTLFTLDDVDAAFDKIQQLKFSQIVNLKGKGHGLSITPLPAGHMIGGTIWKIVKDGEEEIVYAVDFNHKREIHLNGCSLEMLSRPSLLITDSFNATYVQPRRKQRDEQLLTNVLETLRGDGNVLIAVDTAGRVLELAQLLDQIWRTKDAGLGVYSLALLNNVSYNVVEFSKSQVEWMSDKLLRCFEDKRNNPFQFRHLSLCHSLSDLARVPSPKVVLASQPDLECGFSRDLFIQWCQDSKNSVILTYRTTPGTLARFLIDNPSEKVIDIELRKRVKLEGKELEEYLEKEKLKKEAAKKLEQSKEADIDSSDESDAEEDIDQPTVHKTKHDLMMKGEGSRKGSFFKQAKKSYPMFPAPEERIKWDEYGEIIKPEDFLVPELQATEEEKSKLESGLTNGEEPMDQDLSDVPTKCISATESMEIKARVTYIDYEGRSDGDSIKKIINQMKPRQLVIVHGPPEASQDLAECCRAFGGKDIKVYVPKLHETVDATSETHIYQVRLKDSLVSSLQFCKAKDAELAWIDGVLDMRVSKVDTGVILEEGELREDEDTEMQVDMPSSDSSVIAQQKAMKSLFGDDDKEMCEESEIIPTLEPLPPHEVIGHQSVFMNEPRLSDFKQVLLREGIQAEFVGGVLVCNNLVAVRRTETGRIGLEGCLCQDFYRIRDLLYKQYAIV